The following are encoded together in the Candidatus Palauibacter australiensis genome:
- a CDS encoding NADPH:quinone reductase codes for MRAAWYTKLGSAGDVLEVGERETPVPGPGEVRVRVRTSGINPVDVKRRAGGRGALDSTLVVPHFDGAGVIDQVGDGVDAG; via the coding sequence ATGCGAGCGGCATGGTACACGAAACTGGGGTCGGCAGGCGACGTTCTGGAGGTAGGGGAGCGGGAGACGCCGGTGCCCGGCCCCGGCGAAGTTCGGGTCCGCGTACGCACCTCCGGAATCAACCCCGTCGACGTAAAGCGGCGAGCCGGCGGCCGCGGCGCGCTCGACTCCACGCTCGTGGTGCCGCACTTCGACGGCGCCGGGGTCATCGACCAGGTGGGAGACGGCGTCGATGCCGG